The Leptospira bourretii genomic sequence TTTGGGCCAAGGCGTCAGCCTTTCCTAATTCGAAAGTTTCTCTGACACCTTTTGGATTGGTATAATCAAAAGAAGTAATCGGCAAAGGTTTTGATGGGGTAATCAAATAAGATTTTGCCAATAGTTCTGGGTCTTTGCCTACGATGGTATTTTGTTCATAGTGAATGCCAATGATTTTTGCGTTAGGCGAAAAAGTTTCAATGACCATATTATTTGTTAGTCCCCCATCCAAATAATATTCATCATCCACGGATTGAAAGTCGACGATAGGGGGAATGGATGAAGAGTTCATAATGAATTGTTCTATGGTTTCGGGATTTACAAAGTCTTTCTCGGTAAAATCAACGTCTTCCATATTCCATTTTTTGATCATCTCAGCTGTTCGATTTGCCGGGATACCTTCTGACCGGTCCCGATCATCCAAAATAAAAGCTCGACCCGTTTCCGAAATCAATCGCGCCAATCGAAATTTATTTTTTAAAGAATCTTCTTTCGGATGTGCTTTTACCGAATGGATCCACACTTTTGCACCGGATTCTAGAACTTTATCAAACTTCATTCCAAACCGAATGGTTCGGCGATACATATCCTCATGAGGAAAAGTGGATTCTCCTCGTAAAAGATTAGAAAAATGGAAATTCCTTGAGTTTCGTTTTGTGATTTCCTCAAAGTATTCAACCGATTCTTCTTCTGTTTGGGAAAGAATACACAAGGCCATGGCGGCACCAGCGGATACACCCGATACTTCTGTGAATCTTACTCCCCATTCACG encodes the following:
- a CDS encoding patatin-like phospholipase family protein, translating into MLSLGRGLEFVDRMGVREQVLQTLVKIFPSYDASLAIAGGGCKAFYALGVGKTLREWGVRFTEVSGVSAGAAMALCILSQTEEESVEYFEEITKRNSRNFHFSNLLRGESTFPHEDMYRRTIRFGMKFDKVLESGAKVWIHSVKAHPKEDSLKNKFRLARLISETGRAFILDDRDRSEGIPANRTAEMIKKWNMEDVDFTEKDFVNPETIEQFIMNSSSIPPIVDFQSVDDEYYLDGGLTNNMVIETFSPNAKIIGIHYEQNTIVGKDPELLAKSYLITPSKPLPITSFDYTNPKGVRETFELGKADALAQKTAIIDYLR